In Zingiber officinale cultivar Zhangliang chromosome 3B, Zo_v1.1, whole genome shotgun sequence, a single window of DNA contains:
- the LOC122054886 gene encoding U-box domain-containing protein 4-like, with the protein MLVEQLSAGSQEVKAVAARELRLMAKTRKENRSFIAEGGAIPALYRLFRSTNPVAQENALTAILNISIHDENKRKIMEENGCLELIVYVLRYGLTTEARENAAATLFSLSAVHDFKKMIVDEHGAVAALADLLMQGSPRGKKDAVMALFNLSTHPESWSQMLNMGAISALAGALRDEIVAEEAAGALTLLMRHHILTQTIASEDTAITNLVGLMKRGTPKAKENAIAALQEMCRRGGLNVIQNVAKMPMFSGLIQTILL; encoded by the coding sequence TCAGCTGGTTCGCAGGAAGTGAAGGCTGTCGCAGCCCGTGAACTCCGATTAATGGCAAAAACCAGGAAGGAGAATAGGTCTTTCATTGCAGAGGGTGGAGCAATCCCAGCTCTCTACCGGCTTTTCCGGTCTACAAATCCAGTTGCTCAAGAGAATGCCCTGACTGCAATATTGAACATATctattcatgatgaaaacaagagaaAGATTATGGAGGAGAATGGTTGTTTGGAATTAATAGTATATGTTCTGAGATATGGGTTAACTACTGAGGCAAGGGAGAATGCAGCTGCTACATTGTTCAGCCTCTCTGCTGTCCATGACTTCAAGAAGATGATTGTGGATGAGCATGGTGCTGTTGCAGCACTAGCTGATTTGCTGATGCAAGGAAGCCCAAGGGGAAAGAAAGATGCAGTGATGGCCTTGTTTAATCTTTCGACCCATCCTGAGAGCTGGTCCCAAATGTTGAATATGGGAGCAATTTCAGCCCTGGCGGGAGCTTTGAGAGATGAAATTGTTGCTGAGGAGGCTGCTGGAGCTCTGACATTGCTTATGAGGCATCACATTCTGACGCAGACAATTGCAAGTGAGGATACTGCAATCACAAATCTGGTAGGGTTAATGAAAAGGGGCACCCCTAAGGCAAAGGAGAATGCAATTGCAGCTTTGCAAGAAATGTGCAGACGTGGAGGATTAAATGTGATACAGAATGTAGCTAAGATGCCAATGTTTAGTGGTTTAATTCAGACCATCTTGCTCTGA